ATCGCTAGACGGATCCCGAGTACCGCGGGACACGAGGAACCCCGTGGGAAGCAGGCAGGACCATCTGCCAAGGCTAAATACTCCCTAGCGACCGATAGTGAAGCAGTACCGTGAGGGAAAGGTGAAAAGAACCGCGGGAGCGGAGTGAAACAGAACCTGAAACCGTGTGCTTACAAGAAGTCAGAGCCCGTTAAAGGGTGATGGCGTGCCTTTTGTAGAATGAACCGGCGAGTTACGTTCACGTGCAAGGTTAAGGTGAAGAGCCGAAGCCGCAGCGAAAGCGAGTCTGAATAGGGCGACTTGAGTACGTGGGCGTAGACCCGAAACCGTGTGATCTACCCCTGTCCAGGGTGAAGGTGCGGTAACACGCACTGGAGGCCCGAACCCACGAACGTTGAAAAATTCGGGGATGAGGTGGGGGTAGGGGAGAAATTCCAATCGAACTCGGAGATAGCTGGTTCTCCCCGAAATAGCTTTAGGGCTAGCCTCGGGATAAGAGTAGCGGAGGTAAAGCACTGATTGGGTGCGGGGCCCGCCAAGGGTTACCAAGTCCAGTCAAACTCTGAATGCCGCATACTTATACCCGGGAGTCAGACGGTGAGTGCTAAGATCCATCGTCAAGAGGGAAACAGCCCAGATCATCAGCTAAGGTCCCCAAGTGTGTGTTAAGTGGGAAAGGATGTGGAGTTGCACAGACAACCAGGATGTTGGCTTAGAAGCAGCCACCATTGAAAGAGTGCGTAATAGCTCACTGGTCGAGTGACTCTGCGCCGAAAATGTAACGGGGCTAAACACACCACCGAAGCTATGGGTCCAGTAATGGGCAGTAGGGGAGCGTTGTATACGGGTAGAAGCTTGACTGTAAGGACAGGTGGACTGTATACAAGTGAGAATGCCGGTATGAGTAACGAAAAGATGGGTGAGAATCCCATCCGCCGAAAGCCTAAGGGTTCCTGAGGAAGGTTCGTCCGCTCAGGGTTAGTCGGGACCTAAGGCGAGGCCGAAAGGCGTAGTCGAAGGACAACAGGTCGAAATTCCTGTACCACCGTGAACCGTTATGAGCAATGGGGTGACGCAGAAGGGTAGTGACGCGGACTGATGGATGTCCGTCCAAGCAGTAAGGCTGGTGCGTAGGCAAATCCGCGCATCGTAAGGCTGAGCTGTGATGGGGAGGGAAACTTCGGGAGTACCGAAGGTCATGATCTCAAGCTGCCAAGAAAAGCCTCTAGCCAGGGAGAAGGTGCCCGTACCGCAAACCGACACAGGTAGGCGAGAAGAGAATTCTAAGGCGCGCGGAAGAACTCTCGTTAAGGAACTCGGCAAAATGACCCCGTAACTTCGGGAGAAGGGGTGCCCCGGTAAGGTGAATAGCCGGAGGGGGCCGCAGTGAAAAGGCCCAAGCGACTGTTTAGCAAAAACACAGGTCTGTGCGAAGCCGCAAGGCGAAGTATACGGGCTGACGCCTGCCCGGTGCTGGAAGGTTAAGGGGAGCGGTAAGGTGCAAACCGAAGCTGTGAACCGAAGCCCCAGTAAACGGCGGCCGTAACTATAACGGTCCTAAGGTAGCGAAATTCCTTGTCAGGTAAATTCTGACCCGCACGAATGGCGTAACGACTTGGGCGCTGTCTCGACGAGAGATCCGGTGAAATTTTAATACCTGTGAAGATGCAGGTTACCCGCGACAAGACGGAAAGACCCCATGGAGCTTTACTGCAGCTTGATATTGGACTTTGGTACGATCTGTACAGGATAGGTGGGAGCCTTTGAAGCATGAGCGCCAGCTTGTGTGGAGGCGACGTTGGGATACCACCCTGATCGTATCGGAGTTCTAACCTGGTACCCTGATCGGGTATGGGGACAGTGTCAGGTGGGCAGTTTGACTGGGGCGGTCGCCTCCTAAAGAGTAACGGAGGCGCCCCAAGGTTCCCTCAGAATGGTTGGAAATCATTCGAAGAGTGCAAAGGCAGAAGGGAGCTTGACTGCGAGACAAACAGGTCGAGCAGGGACGAAAGTCGGGCTTAGTGATCCGGTGGTACCGAATGGAAGGGCCATCGCTCAACGGATAAAAGCTACCCTGGGGATAACAGGCTTATCTCCCCCAAGAGTCCACATCGACGGGGAGGTTTGGCACCTCGATGTCGGCTCATCGCATCCTGGGGCTGAAGTAGGTCCCAAGGGTTGGGCTGTTCGCCCATTAAAGCGGTACGCGAGCTGGGTTCAGAACGTCGTGAGACAGTTCGGTCCCTATCTGTCGCGGGCGTAGGAAATTTGAGAGGAGCTGTCCTTAGTACGAGAGGACCGGGATGGACGTACCGCTGGTGTACCAGTTGTCTCGCCAGAGGCACGGCTGGATAGCCAAGTACGGAAGGGATAAGCGCTGAAAGCATCTAAGCGTGAAGCCCCCCTCAAGATGAGATTTCCCAGTATGTAAGACCCCTTGTAGACGACGAGGTAGATAGGTTCGGGGTGGAAGCGCGGTAACGTGTGGAGCTGACGAATACTAATCGGTCGAGGGCTTAACCAAAAGAAGTACCCAAAGGAATCTAACGCAGCACACTTGAAGTGATTCGCATCTAGTTTTCAGGGAGCAACATGTCCTGAAACATGAATCTTGGAGAGATACCCAAGTGGCTCAAGGGGACCCTCTGCTAAGGGGTTAGACTGCGTAAGTGGTGCGAGGGTTCGAATCCCTCTCTCTCCGTAGTTTTATTTTACGAAATCTTTTATCATGGCGGCGTAGCTCAGCTGGCTAGAGCGTACGGTTCATACCCGTGAGGTCGGGGGTTCGATCCCCTCCGCCGCTACCATCATTTGTTGAAATTTTGGTTGATAGTTTGTCGGATTTTGTGGTAAGATACGATTTGTGCTCTTCTTTGTGGACGCTTAGCTCAGCCGGGAGAGCATCTGCCTTACAAGCAGAGGGTCGGCGGTTCGATCCCGTCAGCGTCCACCATAAGCATCATGATATGCCGCTGTAGCTCAATTGGTAGAGCAACTGACTTGTAATCAGTAGGTTGGGGGTTCAAGTCCTCTCGGCGGCACCAGTGGAATTTTTTTATATAGTGTGGAGCCGTGGTGTAGAGGCCTAACATGCCTGCCTGTCACGCAGGAGACCGCGGGTTCGAATCCCGTCGGCTCCGCCATTTAACATCCTGTAAGGGATGAGAACCCAATGGTTTCAGGGTTCGTCGGAGCATCAGCTTCGTTAGGATGACTTCGCAGTCTCGGAGTGAAACGAAGAGGATCCCGTCGGCTCCGCCATTTTACATCCTGAGAGGGATGTTTCTCACCAAAATGGAACACTATATACATATGGCTCGGTAGCTCAGTCGGTAGAGCAGAGGACTGAAAATCCTCGTGTCGGCGGTTCGATTCCGTCCCGAGCCATTTTTTTGATGGACCATGGAGGATTAGCGAAGTGGCCAAACGCAGCAGACTGTAAATCTGTTCTCTGACGAGTTCGGTGGTTCGAATCCATCATCCTCCATCACTTCTACATATGAGAGCCATTAGCTCAGTCGGTAGAGCACCTGACTTTTAATCAGGGTGTCGTAGGTTCGAGTCCTACATGGCTCACCATTACCCTAACAAAACAGACCGGAAACGGTCTTTTTTTGTTACTCCGGGAAATAATTTTCGCGGAAACGAGGACTCCCCCACAAGCACCGGGAATAAGCTTCAGAAGACACTTCGCTTTTGAGGATTTATGTTCTTGCCTTTTTGATCTTTATATTTTCTCGGCAACCGAACGCAGTTTTTGCTCCATGCTGGCCGGTTTGTCGCGGCGATCATCGATTTTTATGGAGGTGGACACGCGGCTTGCTCCTTGTTCGAAAGGAACCTCGTGCACCAAGCGGATGACACGGAACAGCTCGTCCAATTCCCCTTCAATGATCGTGCTCATCGGAGTCAGTTGAAACCGGATTCCACCTGCAGCCTGCTCTTGTTCAAGCACCTTATGCAAACGGGCGACATAAGCGCTGAGACTGGTTGTTTCCGTACCTATAGGAATGACGGTTACTTCGGCAATAGCCATAAGCGTGAAGCCTCCAATATCATCAAAATTAGCTGAGTACCCCTTTATCTTACAACTTGAGCTATGCAAAATAAAGCCCATCCGTGATCACACATGGATGGGCTTTTCGCTTAGAGAGAAGAGCTGCGCAGCTTGTTTGCGGATGTAATCCGCGGTTCGGGCTGCCAGCGCCATCACGGTATTGGTCGGATTGCCCGCCCCCGATGTGACGAAAATGCTGGCGTCGCAAATAAACAGGTTCGGGATATCGTGCGTTTGGCCGTAAGAGTTGACAACCGATTCGTCCGGGTTCGCCCCCATTCGACATCCGCCCATCAAATGAGCCGTGTCCGGAACGACAAATTCCACTTTTCCTCCGGCTGCTTCGAGAATTTGGCCCATTTTGACCACGGCATGATCGATGAGCCGACGGTCATTTTCGCCAAAGCTGAAGGTGACCTTCGCGCGGGGCAAGCCAAGATCGTCCTTCTCGTCGGCAAGGGTGATCCGGTTATCCGGATGAGGCAGCACTTCGCCAACCATCGTAACACGCCCGTAGAAGTTATAATCCAAGGCGGTCTGCCTCAGCTTCTCTCCCCATAACAACCCGGTTTGCGAGTTTGCAATTCCTTTGACGAACGCGAGCGGCCTGGCTCCGTGTGCGTGCAGCGTATATCCGCGAACAAAGCCGGCGTCCGGCATCGTTTCGTAAAAATCCTGCGTCGTAGCGAGCACCGGCGTTCCTTTATACAAGCGTACTTCTTCGGCAAACTTTGCGTACACATCGTGGCTGCTGTGCGTCATAAACCCGCGGCCGACCCATCCGCTGCTGTTGGCGAGTCCGCTTGGGTAACGCCCGTTAGCCGAATTCAGCAGCAGCCGAGGAGTTTCTACCACATAGGCGGACAAAATAACGAGGCGCGCTTTTTGCACGTATTCCTTGCCTTCATGGACGAAGGTGACGCCGCTGGCCCGTCCGTGCTTGTCCGTCATCACTTGCGTAACCATGCAGTTAGGCAGCACTTCCGCGCCCGCCCGCATCGCCTTTGGTATATGGACGATCAGCGTGCTGAATTTGGCGTTGGGCATACATCCTTGGTTGCAAAACCCGCGGTTGATGCACGGCGGTCTATCCTCAAACGGGGCGGACAATATCGCCAGAGGCGCAACGACGTGGCGAATGCCGAGCGCCTCACAGCCTTTTTGAAAAACGTATGCGTTTGGACTAAGCGGATCGCGTTCGGGATAAAGGTATGGACCATGGAAGTTGCCCCAAGGAAAATGCTTCGGTCCGGAAACCGCGATTTCCTTTTCGATTTTATCGTAATAGGGGGCCAGATCGTCGTAACCGATCGGCCAGTCGTCCGCAACGCCGTCCAAGGTGCGAGCACGAAAGTCGGCATCGTGAAACCGCAGAAACACTCCGGTAAAATGCGTCGTTCCGCCGCCGATCCCGCGGCCGGAATTGTTGTGTCCCATGGTGAGGGGATCCCGGCCATCCACGAGGCGGGTTTCCTCCCAGCCGAGCCGCTGCATTGAGAGTTCGTCGCTGGCGAAGTCATGCTGAGGGTCCCACATCGGCCCGGCATCAAGTACGACAACGCTCATGCCCGACTCGCTGAGCTCTTTGGCGAGCACCCCGCCGGCAGCCCCGGCGCCGACGATAACGACATCGACCTCTTCGTTTGCATATTTACGATTCATTTTCGAGTCTCGCCTCCCATGCATCCCATTGCCCTGCACGAGCCCGAATATAACCGCGCGGATAAGCGGGCCCGGCATAGCCGATTTCCGACCATACGGTCGGATGGGAATAGTACGCTTCCAGCGTATAGTTCAGAAGTTTTTTAAACAGATCCTGCTGGGGAACGGAGGCCCAAATGGAAGCAGGCTCCGCAGAACCTTCGCTGATATCTTTCATAAGCCCCTGCTGCATGTAATCTTCCAGCTCGAAAAAATGTTTGGCATGAAGCGACTGACAAGTCGCATCGATAGCTTTCAGGCCTTTGCGGATCAGCTCGGGGGCCGGCGCGACATCCGGCTTTCGCTGGCCCTCCCCGCGGCCGTCCGATAAAGTCTGATCGATATGGCAAAGCACATATTGAATGATTTCCCCACGCATATCGCCTACCAGCTTCGAGCACCAGGCCCGCAAAATTTCCGCCTCCACCGTTGTGAGGAAAGAGTACGATTTTTCCCTAATGAGCCGGGACGTCACAATATGCTGCGTATGGTCGTCCCAATGCTCCGCATGACTCATCACGTCGTAGGACGGATAATGTGTCGTTTTGCTCATGCCTTCACCTCCAGTAATAAGCGAGCAGGCCAAGGACTCCTATCGCGGTAAACAGGAGCGGCAGCACGACAGGCGGACCTACCAGGAAATTGCGTGACGTATATCCGCCAACGCGAACCCCGACGCCGTGGAAGTGGTAGTAAAAGCCGACAACCCCAACCAATGCTCCTATGTACATAAGAACCAAAAACGTCGTATAGAGCCATGGCGAAGGGGCCATGGCGAGCCACACGCTGAAAAGGCACAGAAAAGGAGCGGAGAGGACGGGGCCCCACATCGCTTTATGGTGAAAGTTTTGCCGGTAATGCGATAACGTGACCTGGGCTCCGATTGCCAGATAGGCTAAGCCGACGAACAAAATGACGACTCTGTCTAAAGTCCAGCCATTCCACATGCTTAAACACCCGCTTTATGTGAAGTTATTGTTGATTGCATTTGCGGAAAAGTAAGCGCTCCGCAGGGCATCAAGGCAACCGATCTGGAACGGTCGGCGGTCAGCCGGTCATAAGCCGCCTGCAGGTTGCGGGCCGGCTCGAACCCGATCAGCCGGACGATTGGTTCGGGAATCCGGGAGTGGATGTGCACCCGGTGTTTTTGCAGAACCTCGTCAATGTGCAAAATTTTATGAGCGCCAAGAACGAACTGTCTTTTCAGCTTGTCGACCATCTCTGCCCGATCCTGCATCGTTTCCATCCAAAACTGGAATATTCCGTTTCCGAACATCTCCTCGCATTCGGCGACAAGCAGGATATCGCCGCCGTGCCTTGTGATGGAAGCGGCATTTTTCAAAGACTTGATCGCTTGGTACAGCTGAGTATCCTTCGGATGGCCGCCGGCGGAGACGACCGTCACATCGTACTTCCGGTGGACGGGGACCACGAATAAGGCTGCGGCCCGCTCCGCCCCGATACGATGAGCCTCCGCGACATCTCCGGCAAAGGCATCGATGATCCGGCGTTCATGATCGACAATCACGTTGAACAAGAAGTGAATCGGTGCGAGCTGCTGCGCTTCCTCCAAGTCGCGGTGCACCGGATTGCCCGGATCGCCGGGCCGTGCGGTATATCGCTGCGATAGCGAATGGTTGCATTCGATGCAGCGGTGGGAGGCTGCTCCCGGAACGAGCGCTTTAACCCCTCCCGAAATACCTACCAGCGCGTGCGGTTCGATATTGCCGGTTGCGATTCGCAGATCGGCTTCGGCCACGATGCGGTTAATTTCCACCGGAGTGCCCAAAGAGGTGGTGCCGAGAAAAACGCAGTCCTCGCTCATAGCGGAATGGTTCATCACCCGGACGCGCCGGTATGCGGCGTCGCCGGCGAGCTGACGCAGCTCGTCTTCCGTCTGTTTCCGGTGAAGTCCAAGCGCCACGATGACATGAATGCGGTCATCGCCGATGCCGGCTTCATTCAGCTCATCAAGCAGCCGTATCAAAAACAAATAGGTCGGGCACAGCCGGCTTATATCGCTGATCAAAATGACCGCGTTCGAACGCCCGCGGGCGAGCTGGCGCAGCGGCGGCGTTCCGATCGGCTGGGCAAGCGCCCGTTCTATGCATGACGACGCATCGGGATGGGGTTCAGCCTGGTAGGAGATGATGTCCGGCACCCGGTCGGGAGCCCATGCCAATGGAACGTTCCCCTTGCCATACAATAACGGAAATATGGGCCCCCTCCTCCTTCATAGTGAATCATTTGCAGCAACGTTAGTTTTTTCCTTTACTTTTGAAAATATCCAAAATCGAGCAGGACAAATTTAAAATGCATGGTGCTGATGCGGATTGATATACAAGTCGTATATATTAACTGAATTACCATTAATACATATTCATTGGCAATATTTAAGTAATGATATTACTATCCTTTCCATGGTAATCTGATGCTACAGCAAGAGCATTCACCCAAACATGGGGAAAACTACACGCACTGGAGGAATTAAGATTATGTTCAAACGCAACCTGCTTCGTACCGCAGGAGTTACCGCTGCAATGACCGTGATGCTGACCGGGGCATTTGCCGGACAAGCTTTTGCCGCATACGACGATATGGACGCCGTCTCGATTGTCAAAAAAATGGTGGGCAAAGATTACGATGCGGGCTCCGAGTCTCCTTCCCAAGGATTCGACGCTTCCGGGCTGATCTTTTACGTGTACGACCTGCTTGATTACAATATGCCGCGAGGTTTGAGCGCACAATATAAAATGAACAAGCCTTTAATCAAGAGCTTAAGCTCCGTAAAGGAAGGGGATGTGCTTTTCTTCGGCAGCGGCTCCACTCCGAATACATCAGGGATCTACATAGGCAATGACAAGATGATCCTGGCTTCCAAAAGCAAGGACGAAGTGATCATCCAACCGATCAATTCCACATTTGAAAAAAGTTTTATAGGCGCGCGCCGCGTTCTGTCCGCGAATGATCAGAAGCGCGTCCAACTGGTGCTTGACGCTCGCAAATACTTGGGAACGCCTTACGTTTTTGGCGCCAAATACGGGCAAACCAAGACGTTTGATTGCTCTTCGTTCATGAAAACGATTTTTGCCGAAAACGGCATCACACTGCCGAGAGTATCCCGCAACCAGGCCAAAGAAGGGAAGTTTGTGAGCAAGAGCAACCTCGACGTAGGCGACCTGGTGTTTTTCACGACGAAGGATTCAGGTGGAAAAATCGGCCATGTCGGAATGTACGCGGGCAATGGCATGATGATTCATACGTACGGAGAAGGCGGCGTCAAGTACAGCACAATCGAAACGGGCTGGTGGAAAGATCACTATGTGACGGCCCGTCGGGTGATCAACTGATACAGGGAAGAAAGGCCGCGCACAAGCGGCCTTCTTTCATGTAGGGGAACTGATTTCGATAAGAAGCTTCTCATATGCTACAATGATCCCATATAGACAGACGGGAGTGGAGCGGATGGATTGGGATAACCTTAAACAGCAGCTGCAGGATGTTTGGAGCCCGGCGGTGGTTCGCCTTGTGAAAATGCCGGCCGGCGACTGGAAATCGTTGATTTCCGATCCTATTCATACGAGCGGCGGGGGACAGAGCATCGTTGCGAACCAGGAAACGTTGTTTTTTCTGAGCCAGGAAGGCCAGACGGTGCAGCTTCTTTCCGTAGGCAAAACGGACCTCACGAAAGCGGAGCTTGCGCTTGTCGAGCTGTTAAGCGAGGGGCACACGGCGGCTCTGCGCAAGCAGCCTCCCTATATGGCGAGCGAAGAGGAGCGGAAAGTCGGCGCTATCCGCGACTGGCTGAGGCAGCAGCTGGACTCGGGGGCATCCAGCGCAGAGATGCCGGACAATTTGGTATCCGCTTTATCGCTGTATTCGGCGAAAATTCCGATTTTGCTCTACGGGGATTACCCTTCTACAAAAAAAGGCTCCTACCAGGAATTGAAAAAGCTGCTGGAATCGTTTTTCGATGCGGATATCGTGCTGATCCCCTTAATGGAAAAAGAATGGCTCATCCTCGGGTCGGACAAGCTATTATCAGCGGATGCGGGCGACGATCGGGAGTATGGCGAAGAGGAGAGCCTGGAAGAAACGCTGACGGCGATTGCGCTGGGGCTGAGGGAAATGCTGGCGAACGAGTGGCTCGGGGAATGCCAGGTTGCCGTGCATTATCCGATGACTCCGGCCAAGTCGCTTTACGTGACGGTGGTCGAGCTGCGCGAAGCTTTGATGCTGGGGCGCAC
The window above is part of the Paenibacillus hamazuiensis genome. Proteins encoded here:
- a CDS encoding PucR family transcriptional regulator; amino-acid sequence: MDWDNLKQQLQDVWSPAVVRLVKMPAGDWKSLISDPIHTSGGGQSIVANQETLFFLSQEGQTVQLLSVGKTDLTKAELALVELLSEGHTAALRKQPPYMASEEERKVGAIRDWLRQQLDSGASSAEMPDNLVSALSLYSAKIPILLYGDYPSTKKGSYQELKKLLESFFDADIVLIPLMEKEWLILGSDKLLSADAGDDREYGEEESLEETLTAIALGLREMLANEWLGECQVAVHYPMTPAKSLYVTVVELREALMLGRTYHVGSNIHLPWQLHLEKLIQPIPEENKADFLERVLKRIDVVMDAETLMTLEQFFSLDCNVSETAKKLYIHRNTLLYRLDKFKQETGLDVRTFNDAVLVKIALLLYKVTKRK
- a CDS encoding C40 family peptidase; amino-acid sequence: MFKRNLLRTAGVTAAMTVMLTGAFAGQAFAAYDDMDAVSIVKKMVGKDYDAGSESPSQGFDASGLIFYVYDLLDYNMPRGLSAQYKMNKPLIKSLSSVKEGDVLFFGSGSTPNTSGIYIGNDKMILASKSKDEVIIQPINSTFEKSFIGARRVLSANDQKRVQLVLDARKYLGTPYVFGAKYGQTKTFDCSSFMKTIFAENGITLPRVSRNQAKEGKFVSKSNLDVGDLVFFTTKDSGGKIGHVGMYAGNGMMIHTYGEGGVKYSTIETGWWKDHYVTARRVIN
- the larA gene encoding nickel-dependent lactate racemase; this translates as MYGKGNVPLAWAPDRVPDIISYQAEPHPDASSCIERALAQPIGTPPLRQLARGRSNAVILISDISRLCPTYLFLIRLLDELNEAGIGDDRIHVIVALGLHRKQTEDELRQLAGDAAYRRVRVMNHSAMSEDCVFLGTTSLGTPVEINRIVAEADLRIATGNIEPHALVGISGGVKALVPGAASHRCIECNHSLSQRYTARPGDPGNPVHRDLEEAQQLAPIHFLFNVIVDHERRIIDAFAGDVAEAHRIGAERAAALFVVPVHRKYDVTVVSAGGHPKDTQLYQAIKSLKNAASITRHGGDILLVAECEEMFGNGIFQFWMETMQDRAEMVDKLKRQFVLGAHKILHIDEVLQKHRVHIHSRIPEPIVRLIGFEPARNLQAAYDRLTADRSRSVALMPCGALTFPQMQSTITSHKAGV
- a CDS encoding GMC family oxidoreductase; the protein is MNRKYANEEVDVVIVGAGAAGGVLAKELSESGMSVVVLDAGPMWDPQHDFASDELSMQRLGWEETRLVDGRDPLTMGHNNSGRGIGGGTTHFTGVFLRFHDADFRARTLDGVADDWPIGYDDLAPYYDKIEKEIAVSGPKHFPWGNFHGPYLYPERDPLSPNAYVFQKGCEALGIRHVVAPLAILSAPFEDRPPCINRGFCNQGCMPNAKFSTLIVHIPKAMRAGAEVLPNCMVTQVMTDKHGRASGVTFVHEGKEYVQKARLVILSAYVVETPRLLLNSANGRYPSGLANSSGWVGRGFMTHSSHDVYAKFAEEVRLYKGTPVLATTQDFYETMPDAGFVRGYTLHAHGARPLAFVKGIANSQTGLLWGEKLRQTALDYNFYGRVTMVGEVLPHPDNRITLADEKDDLGLPRAKVTFSFGENDRRLIDHAVVKMGQILEAAGGKVEFVVPDTAHLMGGCRMGANPDESVVNSYGQTHDIPNLFICDASIFVTSGAGNPTNTVMALAARTADYIRKQAAQLFSLSEKPIHV
- a CDS encoding gluconate 2-dehydrogenase subunit 3 family protein, with translation MSKTTHYPSYDVMSHAEHWDDHTQHIVTSRLIREKSYSFLTTVEAEILRAWCSKLVGDMRGEIIQYVLCHIDQTLSDGRGEGQRKPDVAPAPELIRKGLKAIDATCQSLHAKHFFELEDYMQQGLMKDISEGSAEPASIWASVPQQDLFKKLLNYTLEAYYSHPTVWSEIGYAGPAYPRGYIRARAGQWDAWEARLENES
- a CDS encoding MTH1187 family thiamine-binding protein, which produces MAIAEVTVIPIGTETTSLSAYVARLHKVLEQEQAAGGIRFQLTPMSTIIEGELDELFRVIRLVHEVPFEQGASRVSTSIKIDDRRDKPASMEQKLRSVAEKI